The Pectobacterium wasabiae CFBP 3304 DNA segment AAGGGTAATCGCAGTACTGAATCGCCAGCATCCACGCGCTGAATAGAAACCACAGAAGCGGGGCGACAGTCTGTCCGATGCCGGGGATGAAATAGAGAAGCAACAATACAATCGCGCGTGGCAGGTAATACGTCAGCTTTTGGACCTCACGCGTCATGATGCGCGGGACGTCTTTGGCAATGCTGAGTATGCCACTGTCCGGCAGCGTTTGGCCGGTTAATTTTGCTTCCAACTGCTCTGCCAATAAGCCGTTAAACGGGGCGGCAATAAAATTGGCGATAGTGCTGAATAGGTAGCTGAATACCAGCAATATGGAGAGTACGGCGAGTGGCCAAATGAGGTAACTGAGCCATTGCAGCCAGCTCGGTATATAGCTCATGATCTGAGGGATCCAGTTATTAAGCCGGGTGAAAAGCCACCAAAAAGCGCCGCCCATCAGCACGATGTTCATGAGTAAAGGAAGAATAACGAAACGTCGGATGCCAGGTAGTGAGATCAGACGCCATCCGGCAAGAAAATAGTGTATACCACTGCGAGTTTGGTCTGCTGTATTGCCGTAAGGCGGTTTTTCGGAAGACATTGTGACAATGTTCTCAGTCATTTGTTTGTTGAGGCATCATATCGGGATGATCTTATGCTGGCTAGCCTATATTTGGATGAAAAAACAGCAAAAAAATGCGTTCTATCTATCTTTATTGCCATAAAGTACCGCGCAGGCTTGCACTTGTGTACTCAGGCAAATAGAGTTAGTAGTATAAGTATTTGCCGTGGTGGCAATGTATTGTTAGAACAATTGGGATAGCAATGATGCAGGACTTGCGTCTGATATTAATCGTTGTTGGCGCGATCGCTATAATAGCGCTTTTACTGCACGGCTTGTGGACTAGCCGTAAAGAGCGCTCGTCCCTTTTTCGTGACCGCCCGGTTAAACGAGCAAAGAAAACGCGGGATGAAGCGCCGCTTGACGATCTGGACGAAGGCGTTGGCGAAGTTCGCGTGAAGGGGGCTCGCTCGCAGCAGAATGAGCCTTCATTTGGCGGTACGTCCTTTGAGCAGAATGAGCCTTCATTTGGCGGTACGTCCTTTGATAACGCGCCGTCTGACAACGCGTCGTCTCATCACCATAGTGCACGCGAAGACGTTCGTTCTGCGGCGAAATCGCCGTTTGAGAATCTGTCTCCCGTTTCGTCTTATGACCCTTTGTTGGATGAAGCGACGCCAGTAGATTCGTCACGTGCGCAGGTGCGCGGTGAGACGGCTCCGCAGTTCAGAGAATCCTCTGTTTCTGAGCCCAATATTGCTGCTCCGCGTGAGCCATTTGCGTATGATGCACCGCCATCAGCGCCACAGGAACCTGCAACGCATTCACTGCATGAGAAGGTTCAGCCCGCGCAGCCTCTGCAACCTGCGGAGCCGGTTGAACCCGCCGCGGCAAAAGAAGCCGTTCTGGTGCTGCACGTGGTGGCGCATCAGGGGGGAGTGATTGGCGGTGAGGTGCTGTTACAAAGCCTGCTTCAGGCTGGCTTCCAGTTTGGTGAAATGAACATTTTCCATCGTCATGTGAACCCGGCTGGCGCAGGGCCAGTGTTGTTCAGTTTGGCGAATATGGTGAAACCCGGTTCGTTTAACGTGGATGCGATGGCCGAATTCTCGACGCCCGGCGTGTCCATTTTCATGATGGTGCCGTCTTATGGCGATGCCGGCCAAAACTTTAAACTGATGTTACAGTCTGCGCAGCGTATTGCTGACGATGTCGGCGGCGTGGTGCAAGATGATGAGCGTCGTATGATGACGCCGCAGAAGGTTGAATCCTACAAAGCCCGTATTCGCGACGTGCTGAAAGCCAACGCCTGATAGCACAATCTATCTATGTGAAAGCATAAAAAGCGTATGTGAAAGCATGAAATTTGTGAATGCAGTGGGTGAGAGAGAAGCCTCCGTTAGTGGAGGCTTTTTTTTATCCTTTGCTCTGGCAGTAGTGTAAAAAAGTAAGAAAAGGGTGACATGTTGTGAGTGAAGCAAAAGGATTAAAACAAGAGCTTGGCCTGATTCAAGGCGTTGGGCTGCTTTCTACCTCGCTATTGGGGACTGGGGTATTTGCGGTTCCTGCGCTGGTCGCACAGTTGGCACAGCAAGACAGCCTGTGGGCATGGCCGATTTTGATCTTGTTTGTTTTTCCTATTGCCATTGGCTTCGCTGCGCTGGGGCAACATTTTCCTAATGCGGGCGGTGCTGCGCACTTTGTTAATTTGGCCTTCGGGCCGCGTATGGCGCGTGTGACCGGCTGGCTATTCCTTTCCGTTATTCCTCTTGGGCTACCGGCGGCCTTGCAGATTGCTGCCGGATTCTGGCAGGCGGCATTTGGCTGGAGCGATTTGGGGCTGCTCTGCGTACAGTTGCTGACGCTGGGTGGTATCTGGCTGCTTGGCCTGCGCAGTGCAGGATCGAGTGCCAACATTCAGATCGTCATCGCGCTGCTGGTGGTGGGATTAGTCGCCGCAATCTGGTGGCAGGGAGAAATCACGCCTGCGCATATCCCTTGGCCGTCGGTGAATGAATTGTCATGGCCTAACACCTTCGGCGCGTTGGCGGTCATGTTTTGGTGCTTCGTTGGCCTTGAAGCTTTTGCGCATATGGCGACGGAGTTTCGGGTGCCAGAGCGGGATTTTCCACGGGCTTTACTCATCGGCATGCTGGTCGCAGGTGCGGTTTATTGGGGATGCACGGTCGCCGTACTGCATTTTAAGGCTTATGGGGAAGGGATTGCCGCAACGGCATCACTGCCGGGGATCGTCGTGCAATTGTTTGGTCAGCACGCGCTGTGGATCGCCTGCTTTGTCGGGTATCTGGCCTGTTTTGCCAGCGTGAATATCTACACGCAGGGGTTTGCCCGTTTAGTCTGGTCGCAGGCGCCGAAAGGCAGTGCATTGGCTAAGCTGTCCGCAGGGCAGGCACCAGTGAATGCGCTGTCGGTTGTGGTGACCTGCTGTCTGGTGTGTTGCCTGGTGATTTACTGGCTCAGGCTACCGTTGGACATGCTGATTGTGTACGCGAACGGCATTTTTGTACTGATCTATCTGCTGTGTATGCTAGCGGGATGGCGTTTGCTGCAAGGAAAGGCCAGAGTGATGGCTGTAATCGGAGGCATACTCTGCTGTGCGCTGTTGCTGATGATCGGCTGGAAATCGCTGTATGCGTTAATCATGCTGGCCGTACTATGGCTGTTTTTGCCGCGCAGGCACGTTGAACTGGTTTCTCACTGAGTTCTTTTTTCTGACATTCTGCGGTGTGAAATTTTTCGTTCTGAAGAACTGCTGCTGTTGCCGTGTCTGGAATTGAGCAGCGCCCTGGACAGGGCGCTGCATCGGGTGACGATCAATCGTTTTCCGCTACGGCGGCCGGTTTTTCTTCCGCAGACAATTTTGCTTCCAACTCGGTCAGACGCTGTTCCAGACGGGCAATCTTCTCGCGCGTGCGGAGCAGAACCTGCGTCTGAATATCGAACTCTTCACGGTTCACCAAATCCAGTCGGGTCAGTTGTGCCTGCAAGACCTGA contains these protein-coding regions:
- the cysZ gene encoding sulfate transporter CysZ; the protein is MSSEKPPYGNTADQTRSGIHYFLAGWRLISLPGIRRFVILPLLMNIVLMGGAFWWLFTRLNNWIPQIMSYIPSWLQWLSYLIWPLAVLSILLVFSYLFSTIANFIAAPFNGLLAEQLEAKLTGQTLPDSGILSIAKDVPRIMTREVQKLTYYLPRAIVLLLLYFIPGIGQTVAPLLWFLFSAWMLAIQYCDYPFDNHKVGFSTMRQALRRHKVTNMQFGALVSLFTLVPFLNLVIMPVAVCGATQLWVDRYRDLSATLPKTAP
- the zipA gene encoding cell division protein ZipA; protein product: MMQDLRLILIVVGAIAIIALLLHGLWTSRKERSSLFRDRPVKRAKKTRDEAPLDDLDEGVGEVRVKGARSQQNEPSFGGTSFEQNEPSFGGTSFDNAPSDNASSHHHSAREDVRSAAKSPFENLSPVSSYDPLLDEATPVDSSRAQVRGETAPQFRESSVSEPNIAAPREPFAYDAPPSAPQEPATHSLHEKVQPAQPLQPAEPVEPAAAKEAVLVLHVVAHQGGVIGGEVLLQSLLQAGFQFGEMNIFHRHVNPAGAGPVLFSLANMVKPGSFNVDAMAEFSTPGVSIFMMVPSYGDAGQNFKLMLQSAQRIADDVGGVVQDDERRMMTPQKVESYKARIRDVLKANA
- the yjeH gene encoding L-methionine/branched-chain amino acid transporter: MSEAKGLKQELGLIQGVGLLSTSLLGTGVFAVPALVAQLAQQDSLWAWPILILFVFPIAIGFAALGQHFPNAGGAAHFVNLAFGPRMARVTGWLFLSVIPLGLPAALQIAAGFWQAAFGWSDLGLLCVQLLTLGGIWLLGLRSAGSSANIQIVIALLVVGLVAAIWWQGEITPAHIPWPSVNELSWPNTFGALAVMFWCFVGLEAFAHMATEFRVPERDFPRALLIGMLVAGAVYWGCTVAVLHFKAYGEGIAATASLPGIVVQLFGQHALWIACFVGYLACFASVNIYTQGFARLVWSQAPKGSALAKLSAGQAPVNALSVVVTCCLVCCLVIYWLRLPLDMLIVYANGIFVLIYLLCMLAGWRLLQGKARVMAVIGGILCCALLLMIGWKSLYALIMLAVLWLFLPRRHVELVSH
- the ubiK gene encoding ubiquinone biosynthesis accessory factor UbiK — encoded protein: MIDPKKIEQIARQVHESMPKGIRELGDDVEKKVRQVLQAQLTRLDLVNREEFDIQTQVLLRTREKIARLEQRLTELEAKLSAEEKPAAVAEND